One part of the Lycium ferocissimum isolate CSIRO_LF1 chromosome 8, AGI_CSIRO_Lferr_CH_V1, whole genome shotgun sequence genome encodes these proteins:
- the LOC132066897 gene encoding thaumatin-like protein codes for MTYTVFIQNNNNFHTFAQPVALIFSSFTYSHPLLTFSLKSRTKIQKNMRTNLHLLLLLSLAFYLSFSNGTQLLIVNNCKESIWPGILGTAGHETPNNGGFHLKIGQQVVIELPNLWSGRIWGRQGCCFDENGKGSCQTGDCSGLLHCSGAGGIPPATIVEMTLGTSNNPQHYYDVSLVDGFNIPVAMIPIGGSAGCGVAACEADLNECCPEYLAIKCKGKVVGCKSACLATNDPKYCCTGEFASKNTCKPTAFSRLFKTICPRSYSYAFDESTGLKSCKAPRYLITFCPPT; via the exons ATGACCTATACAGTTTTTatccaaaataacaacaattttCACACGTTTGCACAACCAGTAGCactcatattctcttcctttaCATATAGTCACCCTTTGCTTACTTTCTCACTCAAATCTAGAACAAAAATTCAGAAGAACATGAGAACTAATTTACATCTCTTGCTTTTGCTATCTTTGGCCTTTTATCTATCTTTTTCAA ATGGAACTCAACTGCTTATAGTGAACAATTGCAAAGAAAGCATATGGCCTGGAATTCTTGGGACAGCAGGGCATGAGACACCTAACAATGGTGGATTCCATCTCAAAATTGGCCAACAAGTAGTAATTGAACTGCCTAATCTATGGTCAGGAAGAATATGGGGCAGACAAGGTTGTTGTTTCGACGAAAATGGCAAAGGTTCTTGCCAGACAGGGGATTGCTCCGGGCTTCTGCATTGTTCAGGGGCCGGAGGAATCCCCCCTGCTACGATCGTGGAAATGACATTAGGAACCTCAAACAATCCACAACATTACTATGATGTCAGTTTAGTTGATGGATTTAATATCCCCGTTGCTATGATCCCGATTGGCG GTAGTGCTGGTTGTGGAGTAGCTGCTTGTGAAGCTGATTTGAATGAATGTTGTCCTGAATATTTGGCAATTAAGTGCAAAGGCAAAGTTGTCGGGTGTAAGAGTGCTTGTCTTGCTACTAATGATCCCAAATACTGCTGCACTGGGGAATTTGCTAGTAAGAACACTTGCAAACCAACCGCGTTTTCGCGGTTGTTTAAGACTATTTGCCCTAGGTCTTATAGCTATGCCTTTGATGAATCTACTGGACTTAAGAGTTGTAAGGCGCCGCGGTATCTCATTACCTTTTGCCCTCCCACTTAA
- the LOC132068316 gene encoding L-type lectin-domain containing receptor kinase S.4, whose protein sequence is MAEKIRLTLFLVPFIFLSRTVCSDEFVYYGFNGVGARDISLNGVAEIVKNGALRLTNETSRVVGHAFYKSPIKFKNSKSGKVSSFSTAFAFGIVPEYAKLGGHGLAFTISRTKEMKSVLPSQYLGLLNSSDVGNYSNHLFAVEFDTVQDFEFGDISDNHVGIDINNLESNASVNASYFSEGDSTKQNLFLQCGKTIQAWIDYDSTKNMLNVTLSLSSKKPSYSILSYPVDLSPILEEFMYVGFSASTGLLASSHYIFGWSFKINGEAQSLDLDSLPSLPRPKKDQTTLIVVTSLSAVIFLAFGLILALYVIWKIKNIDVIEPWELEIGPHRFSYKELKKATRCFRDKDLLGFGGFGRVYKGTLPKTNTDVAVKRINHEAKQGLQEFVSEIETIGRLRHRNLVQLIGWCRRKGDLLLVYDFMPNGSLDKYIYDEPRVILTWDQRFKIIKGVASGLLYLHEEWEQTVIHRDIKAGNVLLDSEMNGRLGDFGLAKLYEHGANPSTTRVVGTLGYLAPELTKTGKPTTSSDVFAFGALLLEVACGRRPIEAKAWPEELIIVDWVWDKWKEGAILEVVDPRLNGDYDEMEAIMMLKLGLMCSNNTPSKRPSMRLALRYLEGEVALPETLAAPNEYDGKKGGPNGMEFEDFVHSYPSSSYLEKVNTWSSAYDGEGDLDIEANPITPLTDSGGEDNR, encoded by the coding sequence ATGGCCGAAAAAATTAGACTAACTCTTTTCTTGgtaccttttatttttctatcaaGAACAGTTTGTTCTGATGAGTTTGTTTACTATGGTTTTAATGGAGTTGGTGCTCGTGATATAAGTCTAAATGGGGTTGCTGAGATTGTAAAAAATGGTGCTTTAAGGCTAACAAATGAAACATCTAGAGTAGTTGGTCATGCTTTTTACAAAAGTCCaatcaaattcaagaattctaAATCTGGTAAAGTTTCTTCCTTTTCTACTGCTTTTGCTTTTGGGATTGTTCCAGAATATGCTAAATTGGGTGGACATGGATTAGCTTTCACAATTTCAAGAACCAAAGAGATGAAAAGTGTACTTCCTAGTCAGTATTTAGGCCTATTAAATTCAAGTGATGTTGGGAATTATTCCAATCATTTATTTGCTGTTGAATTTGATACAGTTCAAGATTTTGAATTTGGTGATATTAGTGATAATCATGTTGGTATTGATATCAATAATTTAGAGTCTAATGCTTCAGTCAATGCTAGTTATTTTTCTGAAGGAGATTCCACTAAGCAAAATCTTTTTCTCCAGTGTGGCAAGACGATTCAGGCCTGGATTGATTATGATTCAACAAAAAATATGTTGAATGTTACACTTTCCCTTTCTTCAAAAAAACCAAGTTATTCAATTTTGTCATATCCTGTGGACCTTTCTCCAATTCTTGaggaatttatgtatgttggaTTTTCTGCTTCAACTGGTTTGCTTGCTAGTTCACATTATATATTTGGTTGGAGTTTCAAGATTAATGGGGAAGCTCAAAGTTTGGATCTTGATTCATTGCCTTCTCTACCTCGACCTAAAAAGGATCAGACAACTTTAATTGTAGTTACCTCTTTATCTGCTGTGATCTTTCTTGCATTTGGACTTATTTTAGCCTTGTATGTCATTtggaaaatcaagaacatagaTGTGATTGAACCTTGGGAACTTGAAATAGGTCCACATAGGTTTTCTTACAAAGAGTTAAAGAAGGCTACAAGATGTTTTAGAGATAAAGACTTGCTCGGATTTGGTGGATTTGGTCGAGTTTATAAAGGAACGTTGCCTAAGACCAATACCGATGTTGCTGTTAAGCGAATAAACCATGAAGCAAAACAAGGTCTCCAAGAATTTGTATCCGAGATCGAGACAATCGGTCGCCTTAGACATAGAAATTTGGTTCAGCTCATAGGATGGTGTAGGCGGAAAGGCGACTTGTTACTTGTTTATGACTTTATGCCTAATGGAAGCTTAGACAAGTACATTTACGATGAGCCAAGAGTTATTTTAACGTGGGATCAGAGATTCAAGATTATTAAAGGTGTGGCTTCTGGTCTGTTGTATTTACATGAAGAATGGGAACAAACAGTAATCCATAGAGATATTAAAGCGGGGAATGTTTTACTAGATTCCGAAATGAATGGAAGACTCGGAGATTTTGGACTTGCTAAGTTATATGAGCATGGTGCAAATCCTAGTACAACAAGAGTTGTGGGGACATTGGGTTACTTAGCTCCAGAATTAACCAAAACTGGAAAGCCCACGACGAGTTCTGATGTTTTTGCCTTTGGTGCTTTGTTACTAGAAGTTGCTTGCGGGAGGAGGCCGATTGAGGCGAAGGCATGGCCCGAGGAGTTAATCATAGTGGATTGGGTATGGGATAAATGGAAGGAAGGTGCAATTCTTGAAGTGGTTGATCCGAGATTAAATGGCGATTATGACGAGATGGAGGCCATTATGATGCTTAAATTAGGTCTAATGTGTTCGAATAATACGCCATCTAAGAGACCTAGTATGAGGCTAGCGTTGCGGTACTTGGAAGGTGAGGTGGCGTTGCCAGAGACACTGGCAGCGCCCAATGAATATGATGGAAAAAAGGGTGGCCCTAATGGAATGGAGTTTGAAGACTTCGTACATTCTTATCCATCCTCGTCTTATTTAGAGAAAGTAAACACATGGTCATCGGCTTATGATGGTGAAGGAGATCTCGATATTGAAGCTAATCCGATAACCCCGTTAACGGATTCTGGCGGAGAGGACAACAGGTAG